One Endozoicomonas gorgoniicola DNA window includes the following coding sequences:
- a CDS encoding putative adhesin codes for MPLFKNWRKKAPQPEPNCERIAGAHGDILLHSCGTAFNLIIVACARYFHENHNFTQETSKTIKIPNWTTLFFYSPMHVRIATNIYRFMTGMYKPVDVYGPGQSTHQYILFSFFDSDFEPLNQLCRAAMFFSSNTQKQNKNADPDPFELYDIAYVVGGDIYSLSDFLNELYSQGKIYQKIHCILDRISFGVDKYTVPLYDLGRTPITIVEEGLGQWQILP; via the coding sequence ATGCCTTTATTCAAAAACTGGCGAAAAAAAGCGCCGCAGCCTGAACCAAACTGTGAACGTATAGCGGGTGCGCATGGTGATATTTTATTACATTCTTGTGGGACTGCTTTTAACTTAATTATTGTTGCCTGTGCACGCTACTTCCATGAAAACCACAACTTCACGCAGGAAACATCGAAAACAATTAAAATACCAAACTGGACGACACTGTTTTTTTATAGCCCCATGCACGTCAGGATAGCTACTAATATTTACAGATTCATGACAGGCATGTACAAACCTGTTGATGTGTATGGACCAGGTCAGTCTACCCACCAATATATTTTATTTTCTTTTTTTGATTCTGATTTCGAGCCACTAAACCAGCTTTGCCGGGCAGCAATGTTTTTTTCCAGTAACACTCAAAAGCAAAACAAGAACGCTGATCCTGATCCATTTGAATTATACGATATAGCTTATGTGGTAGGGGGGGACATATATAGCCTTTCAGACTTCTTAAATGAACTGTATTCACAGGGTAAAATTTACCAGAAGATTCATTGCATACTTGATCGCATCAGCTTTGGAGTCGATAAGTATACGGTACCTTTATACGATTTAGGGCGTACACCCATTACTATTGTCGAGGAGGGTCTGGGTCAGTGGCAGATACTTCCTTAG
- a CDS encoding serpin family protein — translation MVFGKTNTGNRMNLYTDIFLVFNRWLLLVTLPGLLFVISQNAFSHRIACPICCLSSELTDENINSRTCACPHCTYVIFGEEFRIIYIADSRDQNLPPIQPAVSGLTASVGELSLERPAALATPAHIGNNLDFSTELANILRPEGTTNRNLVFSPTATASLLTLLTVSAHLQENHDVARQTNRVRNSDRLLASGGRQGSGYRDASWFLARNGATFSDILKDPQFNPDSQTSYLLPGGLNHPDSVNGQINQFLQEGFPDNDRPGNLSPRLMFSPTAQLVAMTVATFNHNWRDVFTRDTMSFTTLSGQTLQISAMTSAEPVRVNYAQDSSGWEVIILPYLNEGDRMIILIPPNRATPTPPSDLDSARIRQLVNSASSTYIRLTMPAFLVSGTHELHTVLQGTSLSWMVSPESFSPNLTSPAINVSNIESRQIIVFESDEIGSRAVAMTETGIDEAYIATNHNIIVNRPFTALVVNSEGMVCFHIEINNPDE, via the coding sequence TTGGTCTTCGGTAAAACAAACACTGGAAATAGAATGAATTTATACACCGATATTTTTCTGGTTTTTAATCGCTGGTTGCTGCTGGTCACTCTGCCAGGGTTACTGTTCGTAATTTCTCAAAACGCCTTTTCCCATCGTATTGCTTGCCCCATCTGTTGTTTATCAAGTGAACTTACAGATGAGAATATAAATTCCCGTACCTGCGCATGTCCGCATTGCACTTACGTTATTTTCGGAGAAGAATTTCGAATTATTTATATTGCCGATTCACGGGATCAGAATTTACCGCCCATACAGCCAGCGGTTTCCGGATTAACAGCGTCGGTGGGAGAGCTTTCATTAGAAAGACCAGCTGCCTTGGCTACACCAGCGCATATAGGCAATAATCTGGATTTCTCCACAGAGCTTGCCAACATTTTAAGACCCGAAGGTACCACCAACCGTAATCTGGTTTTTTCCCCCACCGCCACAGCCTCACTCTTAACCTTGCTGACCGTTTCAGCGCATTTGCAGGAAAACCATGATGTCGCCAGACAAACCAACAGAGTCAGAAATTCTGACCGCCTACTTGCCTCCGGAGGTCGGCAAGGTTCAGGGTATCGTGATGCATCGTGGTTTCTTGCAAGAAATGGTGCGACATTTTCAGACATCCTTAAAGATCCGCAATTCAACCCGGATTCACAAACATCCTATCTGCTCCCTGGTGGCCTGAATCATCCTGATAGTGTTAATGGGCAAATCAATCAATTCTTACAGGAGGGTTTTCCTGATAATGACCGTCCTGGCAATCTCTCACCACGGCTGATGTTTTCACCTACTGCCCAACTGGTCGCAATGACCGTTGCCACCTTCAACCATAACTGGAGAGATGTGTTTACGCGTGACACGATGAGCTTCACAACCCTCTCCGGACAGACTCTTCAGATTTCAGCTATGACATCTGCTGAGCCCGTCCGTGTGAACTATGCTCAGGACTCGTCTGGCTGGGAAGTTATAATTCTCCCCTATCTCAACGAGGGCGACCGGATGATTATTCTGATTCCCCCCAACAGGGCAACACCCACTCCTCCCTCTGACCTCGATTCAGCGAGGATAAGGCAACTGGTCAACTCTGCCAGCAGTACTTATATTCGTTTGACCATGCCCGCCTTTTTAGTGAGTGGCACTCATGAGTTGCATACTGTGCTTCAAGGCACATCTTTATCCTGGATGGTCTCCCCTGAGAGCTTTAGCCCGAACCTTACCTCTCCGGCAATCAATGTCTCAAATATAGAGTCCAGACAAATAATTGTATTTGAATCCGATGAAATAGGCTCAAGGGCCGTAGCAATGACAGAAACCGGAATCGACGAAGCTTATATTGCTACGAACCATAATATAATAGTGAATCGCCCTTTTACTGCACTGGTCGTTAACTCTGAGGGAATGGTGTGCTTTCATATTGAAATTAATAACCCCGATGAATAG
- a CDS encoding HlyC/CorC family transporter, whose translation MNDETPTGEEPSPSWMDKLSGIFSQDPKNRSELLSILNEAGSRGIIDTEALSIIEGAVQVADMQVREIMIPRSQMVCVEEDQEPRDFLPKIIESAHSRFPVIGDTKDEIIGILLAKDLLPLILQHNRFNIKDHLRPATFIPESKRLNVLLKEFRTNRNHMAIVIDEFGGVAGLVTIEDVLEQIVGDIEDEHDVEEDSFIKPVEETANTFIVKALTPIEDFNEHFNAKFSGEEFDTIGGIVMQEFGHMPKRNEYVEISGFRFDVLNSDGRRIRLLRVTDSHD comes from the coding sequence ATGAACGACGAAACCCCAACGGGCGAAGAACCCTCACCATCGTGGATGGACAAACTGTCTGGCATTTTTAGTCAGGACCCGAAAAACAGAAGTGAATTGCTGTCAATCCTGAACGAAGCAGGCAGCAGGGGCATCATAGACACCGAAGCCCTGAGCATTATTGAAGGGGCTGTTCAGGTGGCCGACATGCAGGTACGGGAAATCATGATTCCCCGCTCCCAGATGGTCTGCGTGGAAGAAGACCAGGAACCCCGGGATTTCCTGCCCAAGATTATCGAATCAGCCCACTCCCGCTTCCCGGTGATCGGGGACACCAAGGATGAAATCATTGGCATTCTTCTGGCAAAAGATCTGCTGCCACTGATCCTGCAACATAATCGCTTCAACATTAAAGACCATCTTCGCCCTGCCACATTTATACCAGAAAGCAAGCGTCTCAACGTTCTTCTGAAAGAGTTCCGGACGAATCGCAACCATATGGCGATTGTGATTGATGAGTTTGGTGGCGTCGCCGGGCTGGTGACCATTGAAGACGTTCTGGAACAGATTGTCGGCGACATTGAAGATGAACACGATGTCGAGGAAGACAGCTTTATCAAGCCCGTCGAAGAAACTGCCAATACCTTTATCGTTAAGGCGCTGACCCCTATCGAAGACTTTAATGAGCATTTCAATGCCAAATTCAGCGGCGAAGAGTTCGATACCATCGGCGGGATTGTTATGCAGGAGTTTGGACACATGCCCAAGCGTAACGAATACGTGGAAATTTCCGGTTTTCGGTTTGATGTGCTTAACTCCGACGGTCGCCGTATTCGATTATTGCGGGTGACAGACTCCCACGACTAA
- the miaB gene encoding tRNA (N6-isopentenyl adenosine(37)-C2)-methylthiotransferase MiaB: MSTKKLYIKTHGCQMNEYDSARMADLLGETHTLELTDNPEEADVLLVNTCSVREKAQEKLFHQLGRWKHLKEKKPDLVIGVGGCVASQEGEEIRKRAHYVDVVFGPQTLHRLPEMIDATKQDHIPVVDVTFPEIEKFDRLPEPSVDGPTAFVSIMEGCSKYCTYCIVPYTRGPEVSRPMDDVLAECVGLAEKGVREINLLGQNVNAYRGEKYDGSICDLAELITIVAAIDGIDRIRFTTSHPLEFSDSLIDVYGEVPELVSHLHLPVQSGSNRILKLMEREHETSIYLDKVRRIREHRPNMSMSSDFIVGFPGETDEDFQDTMDLIAEVGFDASFSFIYSKRPGTPASDMPDDVTAETKKQRLHILQDRLNQQTMQISRRMVGSTQKILVTGYSKKDPGELMGRTECNRIVNFRFDDPRLIGHFANVEVTDAFAHSMRGRIISSELD; the protein is encoded by the coding sequence ATGAGCACCAAAAAGCTATACATCAAGACCCACGGTTGCCAGATGAACGAGTACGACTCTGCCCGTATGGCAGACCTGCTCGGAGAAACCCATACTCTGGAACTGACCGACAACCCGGAAGAAGCCGACGTACTGCTGGTCAACACCTGCTCCGTCCGTGAAAAGGCGCAGGAAAAACTGTTCCACCAGCTCGGCCGCTGGAAACACCTGAAAGAAAAAAAACCCGATCTGGTGATTGGCGTTGGCGGTTGTGTTGCCAGTCAGGAAGGCGAAGAAATCCGCAAGCGTGCACACTACGTTGACGTGGTGTTTGGTCCACAGACCCTGCATCGCCTGCCGGAAATGATTGACGCCACCAAGCAGGACCATATCCCGGTTGTAGATGTCACTTTCCCTGAAATCGAGAAGTTTGACCGCCTGCCCGAACCAAGCGTTGATGGGCCAACCGCCTTTGTATCCATCATGGAAGGCTGCAGCAAATACTGCACCTACTGCATTGTGCCATACACCCGGGGGCCGGAAGTCAGCCGCCCAATGGATGACGTACTGGCGGAATGTGTCGGTCTGGCAGAGAAAGGGGTTCGTGAAATCAACCTGCTGGGTCAGAACGTTAACGCTTATCGCGGTGAAAAGTACGATGGTTCTATTTGTGATCTGGCAGAGCTGATCACCATCGTTGCCGCCATCGACGGCATCGACCGCATCCGTTTTACCACGTCTCACCCGCTGGAGTTCTCCGACAGCCTGATTGACGTTTATGGTGAAGTACCGGAACTGGTCAGTCACCTGCACCTGCCGGTTCAGAGCGGTTCCAACCGTATCCTGAAGCTGATGGAGCGTGAACACGAAACCAGCATCTATCTGGACAAGGTTCGCCGGATTCGCGAGCATCGCCCGAACATGAGCATGTCGTCCGACTTTATTGTTGGCTTCCCCGGTGAAACCGATGAAGACTTCCAGGACACTATGGATCTGATTGCCGAAGTGGGCTTCGACGCCTCCTTCAGCTTTATCTACAGCAAGCGTCCGGGTACTCCGGCGTCAGATATGCCAGACGACGTAACAGCAGAAACCAAAAAGCAGCGTCTGCATATTCTGCAGGATCGTCTGAACCAGCAAACCATGCAGATCAGCCGCCGGATGGTGGGTTCTACCCAGAAAATTCTGGTAACCGGTTACTCCAAAAAAGATCCGGGTGAGCTGATGGGACGTACCGAGTGCAACCGCATTGTTAACTTCAGGTTTGACGATCCACGCCTGATCGGGCATTTTGCCAACGTTGAAGTGACCGATGCCTTTGCCCACTCCATGCGTGGCAGGATTATCAGCTCCGAGCTGGACTGA
- the lnt gene encoding apolipoprotein N-acyltransferase translates to MKNKLPGHLMAALAGALFTFAFSPYDYWPVLLLASGCIFFLTQKEALRPALIRGSLFGVGLFGAGTSWVYVSIHQFGSAPAPFAILLTLLFTLFLTSIFITPLFFAYVKLRDRYNVVKTWQRALLFAGVWVLFEWIRTWFLTGFPWLLQGYALLDTPFQSWAPVVGVYGLSLLLITTACLLTSVLIDKCRLSAGQVITLMTVATAWLISLPLNQVTWTTKTGELSFSAIQGNIPQSLKWEPGYLENTIRTYFKLTEKEWGRDLVIWPENALPIFYSSARSVIQQIDRQANDSGSAFITGIPMDDNSTGEPRYYNAIIAIGTGDGRYDKQKLVPFGEYVPLESILRGLIDFFNLPMSAFSQGADNQELLEVPEATIAPYICYEVVYPDFAAEQAKDSGLLITISNDTWFGRSIGPLQHYQIARMRSLETGRYMIRTTNDGKTALIDDRGQTVKSIERFKAGILRGDVPVMKGVTPFMRFGSSPVLLLSLLMIVLVAHRSRRRA, encoded by the coding sequence TTGAAGAATAAACTGCCCGGACACCTGATGGCAGCGCTTGCTGGTGCCCTCTTCACATTTGCTTTCAGCCCTTATGATTACTGGCCGGTGCTACTGCTGGCCAGTGGCTGTATTTTTTTTCTTACCCAGAAGGAAGCACTGCGCCCTGCCTTGATTCGCGGATCACTGTTCGGCGTCGGGCTGTTCGGAGCTGGCACTTCATGGGTTTATGTCAGCATCCATCAGTTCGGTTCAGCACCCGCTCCCTTTGCCATCCTGCTGACCCTGCTGTTCACTCTGTTCCTGACCAGCATCTTTATCACCCCTCTGTTTTTTGCTTATGTGAAACTCAGGGATCGCTATAACGTTGTAAAAACCTGGCAGCGGGCGCTGTTGTTTGCCGGTGTCTGGGTTCTGTTTGAATGGATCAGAACCTGGTTCCTTACCGGCTTCCCCTGGCTGTTACAGGGTTATGCCCTTCTGGACACACCATTCCAGAGCTGGGCGCCTGTGGTCGGAGTTTACGGCCTGAGCCTGTTACTGATAACAACGGCCTGCCTGCTGACCTCTGTTCTTATCGATAAATGTCGTCTTTCTGCCGGACAGGTGATTACCCTGATGACCGTCGCCACAGCCTGGCTGATCAGCCTTCCACTGAACCAGGTAACATGGACCACCAAAACCGGTGAGCTGAGCTTCAGTGCCATTCAGGGCAATATTCCCCAGAGCCTGAAATGGGAGCCGGGCTATCTGGAAAATACCATCAGAACCTATTTCAAACTGACCGAAAAGGAGTGGGGACGAGACCTGGTGATATGGCCGGAAAATGCCCTGCCCATTTTCTACAGCAGTGCCCGCTCTGTGATACAGCAGATTGATCGTCAGGCTAACGACAGTGGAAGTGCGTTTATCACCGGTATTCCAATGGATGATAACAGTACCGGCGAACCCCGTTATTACAATGCCATTATTGCCATCGGTACAGGTGATGGACGGTACGATAAACAGAAACTGGTTCCTTTTGGTGAATACGTGCCGCTGGAGTCCATACTGAGAGGGCTGATTGACTTCTTTAACCTGCCCATGAGCGCCTTCTCCCAAGGTGCGGACAATCAAGAATTATTAGAAGTACCGGAAGCCACCATTGCCCCCTATATCTGCTATGAAGTAGTGTACCCGGACTTTGCGGCGGAGCAGGCAAAAGACAGTGGTTTATTAATCACGATCAGCAACGACACCTGGTTTGGCCGCTCCATTGGCCCCTTGCAGCATTACCAGATTGCCCGTATGCGTTCACTGGAAACAGGACGCTATATGATTCGCACCACCAATGATGGCAAGACCGCCCTGATTGATGACCGGGGGCAAACCGTTAAAAGTATTGAACGTTTCAAGGCGGGTATTTTGCGTGGTGACGTTCCGGTTATGAAAGGCGTCACCCCCTTTATGCGCTTTGGCTCATCCCCGGTATTGCTATTAAGCCTGCTGATGATTGTTCTGGTTGCTCACCGAAGCCGTCGCAGGGCATAA
- a CDS encoding efflux RND transporter permease subunit: MILSDLAIKRPVVACVINLLLIVFGVLAFNNLPLREYPDVSTPIVSVSANYEGASADIMESRVAKVIEDQLSGIRGVRSIDSRSSDGRTRISIEFENGRDIEAAANDVRDAVSRAKRRLPESMDDPTVSKSDSDGDGVISYTVSSDRMSPVDLSDYINRKLLDPLSLIDGVSSVETWGYNKLALLVKLDPVAMASRNVTVADVEKALRAENLEAAAGSLTDPARSYTLRLQRSYQTVADYQNLVIRKNSDGSMLYLSDIAKVETGSEDEDQIFRLNNRSMVMLEFLKQSDANTLDVVETVKKEVEQLKPFLPKGMEMAPLSDSSVFIKSAISEVYTTLGITSVLVILVIYIFLGNARATLIPAVSVPVSLIATFAVLLLFGYSINLITLLALVLSVGLLVDDSIVVLENIHRRIENGEPLIVAAYRGTREVGMAVVATTLVLVAVFLPITLLTGSAGMLFKEYAVTLAASVLFSSIVALTMGPVLGSRVLKLNVQQGPFTHFVEKQFAHLENVYRRVLHFTLRHNWIAVLTVVLSLGFMGYTYQQLPQSFVSREDQGRLYVILSAAEGTSYQALEPLVDEIEQRMKPLTQPDGPVQSMGIRAPGRSQNQMFLIIDLKHWDERDVTVFEVANQIRRLLRPIAQLRVSPIVPSSFGTRARQPVQVVIGGGSYDVVQQWVERLKEKAGENPGLRELDTDYNETTPRMNVTINQAYAHELGIPVSDVSGALETVLAGRNITTFIQNGEEYDVNVRAPKDDFNSIADLARIHLRSASGELVRLDTLIDVTIEGQPRQLSHYNRRKSITLSAELVGDYSLGEALAYIEQLVIDELPDEATIDYKGESLEYKRSSSSLTMTFILALVVVYLVLAAQFESFVHPAVIMMTVPLALTGAMGGMLWAGLSLDIYTQISLIMLIGLATKNGILIVEFINQLRDRKVAFEEAIIQGSVARLRPILMTAITTLAGSVPLILASGAGYESRSAIGIVIFSGVLVATFMTLFVAPGLYRLVAARTGSPKAMEHKLKAALENCPAH; the protein is encoded by the coding sequence ATGATATTATCGGATCTTGCCATTAAGCGACCCGTTGTCGCCTGTGTGATTAATCTGCTGTTGATTGTTTTTGGCGTACTGGCTTTTAACAACCTGCCCCTGCGTGAATACCCTGATGTTTCTACGCCCATTGTTTCCGTCAGTGCAAACTATGAAGGCGCATCCGCTGACATTATGGAGTCCAGGGTTGCCAAGGTGATTGAAGACCAGCTGTCCGGTATCCGTGGTGTCCGGTCAATTGACTCCCGCAGCTCCGATGGTCGTACCCGAATCAGCATTGAATTTGAAAATGGCCGGGACATTGAAGCGGCTGCTAACGATGTGCGTGATGCGGTCTCCAGAGCTAAACGACGGTTGCCAGAGAGCATGGACGACCCGACGGTATCAAAAAGTGATTCCGACGGGGATGGCGTTATCAGCTACACGGTGTCATCAGACCGGATGTCGCCAGTCGACCTGAGCGATTACATCAACCGCAAACTGCTCGACCCTCTGAGCCTGATTGATGGTGTCAGCTCTGTTGAGACATGGGGTTATAACAAGCTGGCGTTACTGGTCAAACTGGACCCGGTGGCCATGGCCAGTCGCAATGTGACAGTGGCCGATGTTGAAAAAGCGCTACGGGCAGAAAATCTGGAAGCGGCGGCAGGCAGCCTGACCGACCCTGCCCGAAGTTACACCCTGCGTTTGCAGCGCAGCTATCAGACCGTTGCCGACTACCAGAATCTGGTTATTCGTAAAAACAGCGATGGCTCCATGCTTTATCTGTCCGATATTGCCAAAGTAGAAACCGGCTCTGAAGATGAAGATCAGATATTTCGCTTAAATAATCGCAGCATGGTGATGCTGGAGTTCCTGAAACAGTCCGATGCCAACACGCTGGACGTTGTTGAAACCGTTAAGAAAGAAGTCGAGCAACTGAAGCCGTTTCTGCCAAAGGGGATGGAAATGGCTCCACTGTCTGATAGCTCTGTCTTTATTAAAAGTGCCATCAGCGAAGTGTATACGACACTGGGCATCACTTCGGTGCTGGTTATTCTGGTTATCTACATTTTCCTAGGTAACGCCAGAGCCACCCTCATACCAGCCGTTAGTGTGCCTGTCTCCCTGATTGCCACGTTTGCCGTACTGCTGTTGTTTGGTTACTCCATCAACCTGATAACATTGCTGGCACTGGTTTTGTCCGTTGGCCTGCTGGTTGATGACTCGATTGTGGTACTGGAAAACATCCATCGCCGTATAGAAAACGGGGAACCTCTCATTGTTGCCGCTTACCGTGGCACCCGTGAAGTGGGTATGGCGGTGGTCGCCACCACCCTGGTACTGGTTGCGGTGTTTCTGCCCATTACCCTGTTGACCGGCAGTGCGGGCATGCTGTTCAAGGAATACGCGGTCACCCTGGCTGCCAGTGTACTGTTTTCCAGTATCGTTGCCCTGACCATGGGGCCGGTACTGGGCAGCCGTGTACTAAAGCTGAATGTGCAGCAGGGGCCTTTCACCCATTTTGTTGAAAAGCAGTTTGCTCATCTGGAAAACGTCTATCGTCGGGTATTGCACTTTACCCTGAGGCACAACTGGATTGCGGTTCTGACCGTTGTTTTAAGTCTTGGCTTTATGGGCTATACCTACCAGCAACTGCCGCAGTCGTTTGTTTCCCGGGAGGATCAGGGACGGTTGTATGTCATTTTGAGCGCTGCTGAAGGCACCAGTTATCAGGCCCTTGAGCCTTTGGTTGATGAAATCGAACAACGCATGAAGCCTCTCACCCAGCCAGACGGCCCGGTCCAGTCCATGGGGATACGGGCTCCGGGCAGGAGTCAGAACCAGATGTTTCTGATCATCGACCTGAAGCACTGGGACGAAAGGGATGTCACCGTATTTGAGGTGGCTAATCAGATACGGCGCCTGTTACGGCCCATCGCCCAGCTGAGGGTTTCGCCAATCGTGCCTTCCAGTTTTGGCACCCGCGCACGCCAGCCGGTTCAGGTGGTTATCGGCGGTGGTTCCTATGACGTTGTGCAGCAATGGGTTGAGCGGCTGAAAGAAAAAGCCGGAGAAAATCCGGGCCTGCGGGAGCTGGATACCGATTACAACGAAACCACCCCCCGCATGAATGTCACCATCAACCAGGCTTACGCCCATGAGCTTGGGATTCCGGTCTCCGATGTTTCAGGTGCCCTGGAAACCGTACTGGCTGGCAGAAATATCACCACTTTTATTCAGAACGGTGAAGAGTACGACGTCAACGTTCGGGCACCAAAGGATGACTTCAATTCCATAGCCGACCTCGCCCGTATTCATCTCCGTTCAGCCAGTGGTGAACTGGTGCGGCTCGACACCCTGATTGACGTCACCATCGAAGGGCAACCCCGACAACTCAGCCACTACAACCGGCGCAAGAGTATTACGCTGTCTGCTGAACTGGTGGGGGATTATTCTCTGGGCGAAGCGCTGGCTTATATCGAACAGCTGGTGATTGATGAGCTGCCCGACGAAGCCACTATCGACTACAAAGGTGAGTCCCTGGAATACAAGCGTTCCAGCAGTTCCCTGACCATGACGTTTATTCTGGCCCTGGTGGTCGTTTATCTGGTGCTGGCGGCACAGTTTGAGAGTTTCGTGCATCCAGCAGTGATCATGATGACGGTACCCCTGGCACTCACCGGAGCCATGGGGGGGATGCTGTGGGCAGGTCTGTCACTGGACATCTATACCCAGATTTCGCTGATCATGCTGATCGGGCTTGCCACGAAAAACGGTATTCTGATTGTCGAGTTCATTAACCAGCTGCGTGACCGAAAGGTCGCTTTTGAAGAGGCGATTATTCAGGGCTCTGTTGCCCGCCTGCGCCCGATTCTGATGACGGCTATCACCACGCTGGCTGGCTCAGTCCCACTGATACTGGCCAGTGGCGCAGGTTATGAGTCCCGCTCAGCAATTGGCATTGTGATTTTCAGTGGCGTTCTGGTCGCCACCTTTATGACCCTGTTTGTTGCACCGGGGCTGTATCGTCTGGTCGCAGCCAGAACCGGTTCACCCAAGGCTATGGAGCATAAACTGAAAGCGGCTCTGGAAAACTGTCCTGCCCATTAA
- a CDS encoding PhoH family protein: MNAKTRNTSNTLAESHCQFILEPDDSQRFAELCGQFNQNLKQIEQRLHVKVRNRGNKFSVSGRADSIKAAQEILKRLYRETGKEHPLTPETVHLFLQESAVEYIAAPEGNDDVVSLRTRKGLITPRGPNQQNYVKSILEHDINFGIGPAGTGKTYLAVAAAVQALEDEQIRRILLVRPAVEAGEKLGFLPGDLSQKIDPYLRPLYDALYEMLGFERVDKLIEKNVIEVAPLAYMRGRTLNNSFIILDESQNTTSEQMKMFLTRIGFGSTAVITGDVTQVDLPRGTRSGLLSAIDVLKDVDGMGFTWFSSKDVVRHPLVQRIVQAYDAFDQKQEQEQKKRREERKTLHEQRQQQVQPQTEAQTEASISS; the protein is encoded by the coding sequence TTGAACGCCAAAACCCGAAACACTTCCAATACTCTGGCAGAAAGCCACTGTCAGTTTATCCTTGAGCCCGATGACAGCCAGCGCTTTGCTGAGCTGTGTGGTCAGTTCAACCAGAATCTGAAACAGATCGAACAACGCCTTCACGTTAAAGTTCGCAACCGTGGTAACAAGTTTTCCGTGTCAGGTCGTGCAGACTCGATCAAGGCAGCTCAGGAAATTCTCAAGCGGCTGTACAGGGAAACCGGCAAAGAACATCCGCTGACACCAGAAACTGTACACCTGTTCCTGCAGGAGTCTGCCGTTGAATACATTGCGGCACCTGAAGGCAATGACGACGTTGTTTCCCTGCGTACCCGAAAAGGGCTGATTACGCCCCGGGGGCCTAACCAGCAGAACTACGTTAAATCCATTCTTGAACACGACATCAACTTTGGCATTGGCCCTGCGGGAACCGGTAAAACCTACCTTGCCGTTGCAGCAGCGGTTCAGGCGCTTGAAGATGAGCAGATCCGTCGCATCCTGCTGGTTCGTCCTGCGGTAGAAGCGGGCGAGAAACTGGGTTTCCTGCCCGGTGACCTGTCCCAGAAAATCGACCCTTATCTGCGTCCCCTTTACGACGCCCTGTATGAAATGCTGGGATTTGAGCGGGTCGACAAACTGATCGAAAAGAATGTGATTGAAGTCGCTCCCCTGGCCTACATGCGCGGTCGAACCCTGAATAACTCGTTCATTATTCTTGATGAATCCCAGAACACCACATCAGAACAGATGAAGATGTTCCTTACCCGTATCGGCTTCGGCTCAACCGCTGTCATTACCGGTGACGTCACCCAGGTTGATCTGCCACGCGGTACCCGCTCAGGTCTGCTCAGTGCCATTGATGTTCTGAAAGACGTAGACGGCATGGGTTTTACCTGGTTCTCTTCCAAAGATGTGGTACGTCATCCTCTGGTTCAGCGCATTGTTCAGGCTTACGACGCATTCGACCAGAAGCAGGAACAGGAACAAAAAAAGCGCCGTGAAGAACGCAAGACTCTGCACGAACAGCGCCAGCAGCAGGTGCAGCCACAAACTGAGGCACAAACTGAGGCAAGTATCTCATCATGA
- the ybeY gene encoding rRNA maturation RNase YbeY, translating into MSASVFIDIQIASDSQLLPCEQDFQHWAEAAVGSHRDKAEISLRIVDTEEGAELNQQWRQKQGPTNVLSFPSELPAELELPLLGDLVVCAPVVEQEAGEQNKSLQAHWAHMIVHGTLHLLGYDHIDDSEAEAMEALETEIVKSLGFPDPYAETV; encoded by the coding sequence ATGAGCGCCAGCGTGTTTATTGATATCCAGATTGCCAGTGACAGTCAGTTGCTGCCCTGCGAACAGGACTTCCAGCACTGGGCAGAAGCTGCCGTCGGTTCACACCGGGACAAAGCGGAAATCAGCCTGCGTATCGTGGATACCGAAGAAGGGGCAGAACTGAATCAGCAGTGGCGACAGAAACAGGGCCCCACTAACGTGCTGTCATTCCCGTCTGAACTGCCAGCCGAACTGGAGCTGCCCTTGCTGGGCGACCTGGTGGTCTGCGCCCCGGTGGTTGAACAAGAAGCCGGTGAACAGAACAAAAGCCTGCAGGCACACTGGGCGCACATGATTGTGCATGGCACACTGCATCTGCTGGGCTATGACCATATAGACGACAGTGAAGCGGAAGCAATGGAAGCCCTGGAGACTGAGATAGTTAAAAGTCTTGGTTTCCCTGACCCTTACGCAGAAACCGTTTAA